The Bacteroidota bacterium genomic interval AAAACAAGTTCTTTTATTACATTCAATAGTTTTCTTTACATTTGTATTTTATTCAAAAAATAGGAGTTTATGGCAAGTACATCAGATTTTAAAAATGGTTTATGTATCGAATTTAATAAAAATCTTTATACAATTGTGCAGTTTCAGCACGTAAAACCTGGTAAAGGACCTGCATTTGTAAGAACTAAACTAAAAAGTTTGATTACAGGGAGAGTAATTGAAAACACATTTTCGGCAGGAGTGAAAATTAATGTTGCACGCATTGAAAGAAGAAAATATCAATTTCTCTATAAAGACGATATGGGTCTGAATTTAATGCACACAGAAACCTACGAACAGATTATAATACAAGAAACTATGATTGAAAAACCTGAACTTTTTAAGGAAGGAACAGAAGTTGAGGTTGTTTTTCATGCTGATACAGAAACTCCACTAACTTGCGAATTGCCTCCGTTTGTAATTATGGATGTAACATATACAGAGCCCGGAGTAAAAGGTGATACATCTTCATCAACTGCACTGAAACCGGCAACTCTTGATACAGGAGCAATTATCAATGTACCTTTGTTTGTGAACGAGGGCGATAAAATAAAAATTGATACAAGAACCGGACAGTATGTCGAGAGAGTAAAATAATTGATTAATTCCTGTGATTTTGGCTTACGTTGCAATTTATAATATTTCAGCAATTGTAGGATAGCCTGAATCTTTTGAAATATTTCATTATTTTAGGAATTAATTTAAAAAATTTGTAGCTATATTTTCTAAAACACTATGGCAAGGGGAAAAAGCAAAAGACTTGAATTTTCAAATTTTAAATTAAATTATCTATTAGATATTACTCGCGCCATTAATGAAAATTATACGGTAGATGAGCTTTTGGTAAGATTTGAAAAACTTTTAATAGAAGAATTGAACATCGGGAAAGTTTTGCTGTATAAAAAAACCAAAAAATGGGAGCAATTTATAGTTTCAGGTATCGACGAGACAAGTATTGAAAATATTGATGTAGAAAAAGATATATGCCGCTTTAAAAAAATGACAAGATGTAGTTTGTCAAGTGACAAAAAACTACGACAATTCGATTTGATTATTCCGGTGTCGCATAAAGAGCAGATTTTAGCCTATGTTTTGATTGGCGATAAAGAGCTGGAAGAGAAGGGAGTAAGTCCAACAATAAAGCATCAGAATTTTATTGATACTATTGCAAACATCATTATCGTTGCAATAGAAAACAAACGATTAGCCAAAGAAAATGTCGATCAGCTCAAAATTAGGCAAGAATTTCTGCTGGCATCGAAAATGCAATCAATGCTAATTCCTGATAGTAATTCCCTTCCAAAAAATGAAAAAATAAATACTGCATCCTTCTATTTGCCACATTTTGAGGTGGGCGGTGATTATTACGATTTCATAGAACTAAACCAAAATGAAATAGGTTTTTGCATTGCCGATGTTTCTGGGAAAGGTATTTCAGCAGCAATATTAATGTCTAATTTTCAGGCAACATTAAGAGCACTATTTACAGATGAAATAAAACTGCCAGATTTGATTGTCAAATTAAACAAAACAGTTCTCGATAATGCCAAGGGAGAAAAGTTTCTTACACTTTTTATTGCAAAATATAACTATCAAACAAGAGAACTTGAGTATATTAATGCAGCGCACAATCCCCCACTTCTCTACGAAGTGGCAAATAAAAAAATGAAATATCTCACCAAGGGCTCAGTTGGGATTGGAATGCTCGATGAAATTCCCAAAATCTCGGTAGGAAATGAAATAATTCAATCAGAAACAAAATTATTGTGTTTCACTGACGGATTGGTTGAAATGGAATATCATAATGATATTGAGTTTGAAGCAGATCAGCTTGAAGAATACTTTGAAAAAGACCTGAACATTAAAAAAACGATTGAAAATATCATAAAAAAGCTTAATATACGTCAAAGACAGGAAACAATTTTCGATGACATTTCAATTATCGGAGTTGAATTTTTTTAGTGCGAAGCTTGTCAAATTTCCTTTTCAAAGGATTCCTAAAACTTATACTATTAATATATTTGATATTCTTAATAATGATGTTTTATCTATTAGAATTTATTGAACCAAACAATTTTTAAAGGAGAATCTACAATAAAATTAATGTAATTTCATTTATTAAATAAATATTTTGCATGAAAAACATTAATACAAATATTTATTTTCTTCACTTATTATTGGTAATTGTTGTTTTTTTATTTTCAAATAATATATTTTCGCAATACACCAAAATCAGAGGGCATATAATCGATTCGAAAACAAAAGAACCAATTCCTTTTGTAAATATAACTTTTCAAAACACCAGAATCGGTACAATTTCAGATTTTGAAGGAAGCTTCTTTTTAGAAACTAAAACTCCCACAGATACAGTTGTTTTTTCATACATTGGATATATATCGCAAAAATATTTTGTTCAAAAATTTAAGCTTTCAACTATAGATATTGAGTTAGTTCCTGAGAATATACTGATAGATGAAATTGTTGTAATGTCCGGCGAAAATCCAGCATTTGCAATTCTTAATAAAATCTACGAAAACAATAAAAATAATAATTCAAACGATTATGATTTTTACAATTGCGAAATTTACAATAAAACTGAGCTCGATGTATATAATTACGACGAAGAATTAAAAAATAAAAAAGCATTCAAGCAATTTCAATTCATTTTCGATTATGTCGATACATCCGTAATCTCCGGGAAATCATATTTGCCAGTTTTGATTTCTGAAAGCATGTCGGATTTTTATTACAGAAAAAGCCCTAAAAAGGAATTAGAAATTGTAAAAGCAAGTAAGATTTCAGGAATTGAAAATCAGAGTTTATCTCAATTTACCGGTCAAATGTATCAGGATTTTAATTTTTATGAAAACCATATAACAATTTTTGACCAACCATTTGTAAGTCCTATAGCAAAATTTGGAAAACTTTATTATCGATATTATCTTATCGACAGTGCGTTTATTGATAGTTTTTGGTGCTATCAAATTTCATTTAAACCCAAACGAAAACAAGAATTTACTTTCACTGGCGATTTTTGGGTGAACGATACTACTTTTGCAATAAAAAAATACAAAATCAGAATTGCTCAGGATGTAAATATAAATTTCATGAACGATTTTGTCGATGAGTCTGAGTATAAAAAAGTTGGAGGAAAATGGTTTTTAGATAGAACAAAAT includes:
- a CDS encoding SpoIIE family protein phosphatase, which encodes MARGKSKRLEFSNFKLNYLLDITRAINENYTVDELLVRFEKLLIEELNIGKVLLYKKTKKWEQFIVSGIDETSIENIDVEKDICRFKKMTRCSLSSDKKLRQFDLIIPVSHKEQILAYVLIGDKELEEKGVSPTIKHQNFIDTIANIIIVAIENKRLAKENVDQLKIRQEFLLASKMQSMLIPDSNSLPKNEKINTASFYLPHFEVGGDYYDFIELNQNEIGFCIADVSGKGISAAILMSNFQATLRALFTDEIKLPDLIVKLNKTVLDNAKGEKFLTLFIAKYNYQTRELEYINAAHNPPLLYEVANKKMKYLTKGSVGIGMLDEIPKISVGNEIIQSETKLLCFTDGLVEMEYHNDIEFEADQLEEYFEKDLNIKKTIENIIKKLNIRQRQETIFDDISIIGVEFF
- the efp gene encoding elongation factor P; its protein translation is MASTSDFKNGLCIEFNKNLYTIVQFQHVKPGKGPAFVRTKLKSLITGRVIENTFSAGVKINVARIERRKYQFLYKDDMGLNLMHTETYEQIIIQETMIEKPELFKEGTEVEVVFHADTETPLTCELPPFVIMDVTYTEPGVKGDTSSSTALKPATLDTGAIINVPLFVNEGDKIKIDTRTGQYVERVK